A window of the Alphaproteobacteria bacterium genome harbors these coding sequences:
- a CDS encoding ankyrin repeat domain-containing protein, whose amino-acid sequence MKKTLISIYITTLFGGPVFGAESDDNLVQAAARNDKKALETMILAGKDVNEPHPLTLDGPFKVCKTKTIKDVTPVLAALANGHLELARWLISSENADPKYTTIDGGYQATHLAAFNGFPEPVMFLCLCYDMRLETKDSQGFDVRAAIGGGHLERMRACNAEIVAFTMYTLKDLADLVNIPLTEEQVQRVKHYGEDEIGLMHALDKCDHVGVKYCVQVGHDPFTTVIMGAYSPYSGYTAYTYAQKREDDFSVAYFNTLPKPEKTKI is encoded by the coding sequence ATGAAAAAAACCCTCATATCTATTTATATTACCACTCTTTTCGGGGGCCCAGTCTTTGGTGCGGAAAGTGACGACAATCTGGTGCAAGCTGCAGCTCGGAACGATAAAAAGGCCTTAGAAACTATGATATTGGCAGGAAAAGATGTTAACGAGCCGCACCCCCTAACCTTGGACGGTCCTTTTAAGGTTTGCAAAACCAAGACAATTAAAGACGTCACACCTGTTCTAGCAGCATTAGCGAATGGTCATTTAGAACTGGCCAGATGGCTTATTTCCTCTGAAAATGCTGACCCTAAATATACGACAATTGATGGCGGATATCAGGCAACTCATTTAGCTGCTTTTAATGGATTTCCAGAACCCGTTATGTTTTTATGTCTGTGTTATGATATGCGCCTCGAGACCAAAGATTCTCAAGGCTTTGATGTACGTGCAGCCATAGGGGGCGGCCATCTAGAACGCATGAGAGCCTGCAATGCAGAGATTGTTGCTTTTACGATGTATACCCTGAAAGACCTCGCTGATTTGGTAAATATTCCTTTGACAGAGGAACAAGTACAAAGGGTAAAACATTATGGAGAGGACGAAATCGGCCTCATGCATGCGCTTGATAAATGTGACCATGTTGGCGTCAAATATTGCGTACAAGTGGGACATGATCCGTTTACAACAGTCATCATGGGAGCGTATTCTCCCTACTCTGGTTATACTGCCTATACCTACGCTCAAAAGAGAGAAGATGACTTTAGTGTTGCGTATTTTAATACCTTGCCTAAACCAGAGAAAACAAAAATTTAA
- a CDS encoding helix-turn-helix transcriptional regulator, which translates to MDIINPSDQGKLAIYKDNRFLDLSDDLKGLDYKTLYDLIKVKKFTFTVNNKIVSLSKSEFNCLSSLAEGDDMKTIANKFGISSRTVETHLNNTKAKLGIHSKNELLDMFKCSIYSKIHT; encoded by the coding sequence ATGGATATTATTAACCCTTCAGACCAAGGAAAATTGGCTATCTATAAGGACAACAGATTCTTAGACTTGTCCGATGACTTGAAAGGGTTAGACTATAAAACCCTTTATGACCTCATCAAAGTGAAGAAATTCACGTTCACCGTTAACAATAAGATCGTTTCTTTGTCAAAGAGCGAATTCAACTGTTTATCAAGCCTGGCAGAAGGAGATGATATGAAAACCATCGCCAATAAGTTTGGAATTTCTTCTCGCACGGTTGAAACCCATTTGAATAATACAAAAGCGAAACTGGGTATTCATTCTAAGAATGAACTCCTCGACATGTTTAAATGTTCCATTTACTCGAAAATCCATACTTAA